A window of Kribbella voronezhensis genomic DNA:
GTCGGCGAGGTCGCGGCCCGCGCGGGCGTGGCCGACAGCAGCATCTACCGCCGGTGGGGCAGCCTGGAAACCTTGCTCACCGACGTGGCGCTCGCCCGCCTCGACGCGCGGTCGCCGATGCCCGATACCGGCAGTCTGGCCGGCGACCTGCACGCATACGCGGCCAACGTGGCGCGCGAGATCACCGGACCCGACGGCCTGGCCTTGGTACGCCTGGCCGTCGCCCTGTCGAGCAACGGTCAGCAGGGCCTGCAGGCGCTTGACGATCTCCTCGCCGAACGCGGGAGGCAGTTGCAGTCGATGCTC
This region includes:
- a CDS encoding TetR/AcrR family transcriptional regulator, with the protein product MDERQRARRPGGRGARVRAAVHQAVTDLISERGYGKFTVGEVAARAGVADSSIYRRWGSLETLLTDVALARLDARSPMPDTGSLAGDLHAYAANVAREITGPDGLALVRLAVALSSNGQQGLQALDDLLAERGRQLQSMLDRAQDRGEQAPDALGVLDHVMAPMYIRVLFGLGPLTPEYVDGLVDRLL